A window of Phycisphaeraceae bacterium genomic DNA:
AATGAATCGGTCCGAGTCGGGTTGTTTGGCATCGGACTGGAAGCGTACTGGTCGCAGTTCGAGGGGCTGGAGCAGAAGCTCAAGGGCTATCTCGGTGTCACCGCGTCACGACTCGAGCGACCGGGCGTCGAGGTCGTGAACCTCGGGTTGATCGACACCGTGGAGAAGGCGTTTGAAGCCAGCCATCGTTTCCGCCGTGAAGATGTGGACCTGATCGTGCTTCATGTCACGACGTATGCGTTGTCGTCGACGGTCCTGCCGGTGGTGCGTCGCGCTGGCGTCCCGGTGATTGTCCTCAACGTCCAGCCGGAACGGGCGATCGACTACGCCAGCTTCAACAAGCTGGGCGATCGAACGAAAATGACCGGCACCTGGCTGGCGTCGTGCGGGGCGTGTCCGGTTCCCGAGATCGCCAACGTGTTCAACCGGGCAGGGGTGTCGTTTCATCAGGTCACGGGCGTGCTGGAAGCCTCGGATGCGTGCTGGACCGAGCTGGGGGCGTGGGTCGAGGCGGCCAGGGTCAAGCACGTCATGGAGCACAACCGGCTGGGCGTCATGGGGCATTACTACAACGGGATGCTCGACATCTACTCGGACATGACCCAGCAGCTCGCAGCCTTCGGCGGGCACGTCGAGATCGTCGAGATCGACGAGCTGGCAGAGCTTCGACGTGAGGTCAGCGACGGGGAAGCACGCGAGCGGGTCGATGTGTTTCGAGAGGTGTTCGAGGTGCAGGCGGATTGCGCCGAGGATGAGTTGGTCCGAGCCGCCGGCACGAGTGTGGCGCTCGATCGGCTGGTAGACGAGCGGAAGCTGGGGTCGATGGCGTACTTCTATCACTCGGTGCCCGGGCACGAGCACGAGGACGTGATCTCGTCGATCATCCTGGGCACATCGCTGCTGACAGGTCGAGGCGTTCCCGTGGCTGGTGAATACGAGATCAAGAACGCGCAGGCGATGAAGATTCTTGACAGCTTCGGTGTGGGCGGTTCCTTCACCGAGTACTACGCGATGGACTTCGATGATGATGTCGTACTCATGGGTCACGATGGGCCGGGGCATCTGCGGATCGCTGAGGGCAAGACAAAGGTGCGCCCGCTGGAGGTCTATCACGGCAAGGTGGGTCGCGGTCTGTCAGTCGAGATGAGCGTGAAGCACGGCGACGTCACCCTGCTGTCGGCCGTGCAGCGAAAAGACGGGACGCTGGCGTTGCTGGTCGCGGAGGGGCAGTCGGTGCCAGGCCCGATCCTGGAGATCGGGAATACCAACAGCCGGTATCGCTTTAGCATCGGCGCGAAGGCCTTTGTCGAAGCGTGGAACCAGCAGGGGCCGGCGCACCACTGCGCCATTGGCGTAGGTCGCGTGGCCGATCGGATCGACAAGCTCGGTAAGTTGTTGGGGCTTGAGGTGGTCCGGGTGTGCTAGCACAAGCCCGCATCGTGAGCTAGATTTCGATTCGTGCGACGCTTTCGCTGGTACCCGATTCTGCTGACCGGTACGCGGCATCCATGACAGCGACCTCGTTGAGGCAGGCGGCAAGGTCTTCTTTGACTTCAGCGGGGTCGAGTCGTTGCTCGACGATGGCCAGGAGACGCTCTATCCGATCCGGCAGCGCCTCGGCTTTGGGCAGAGGCGTTGGCTTCTGGTTGTTGGACACGGCGTGTGGTTGACCATCGATAAAAGTGAGGGCGGCTTCGGCGCCCCAGAGCTCGAGGCCGGAGTTGGACGAGTGCTGGACCCACGAGGCTTCGGCGCGGCCGATGATGTTGTCAGCGAGTTTCATGTGGATCACGCCATAGTCATCGACATCGGGGTAGATCGAAGTGACGTTGCTGATGTCGGCCCAGACGCTGACGACCGGGCCGCAGAGACGCAGCAGCCAGTGGACAGCATGAGCCCCCATATCCATGAGGGCGCCACCCCCAGAGAGTTCTGGCTGCGTGAACCACTGGAGGTCGGGGCTGTCGAACCAGCGGCCATAGCAGGCGTGGTGGCTGTTGCGCACAAAAGCGTGGGTGATGCGGCCAAAGGTCCCGGCATGAACAGCTTGCTGGACGGCCTGATTCTCAGCGAAAAACGGGAAGAAGTAGCCGGAGCACAGCGGGGTTTTGTGCTGCTTGATGAGCCGGGCGATGCGCTGCGCATCGGCGAGCGAGGTGCTGATGGGCTTCTCACAGAAAACAGGCTTGCCGACCGGCAGAGCCTTCTCCAGCAACGCCGTGTGGCGTGTGTTGGCATCACAGATGACAAAGGCATCGATCTGATCATCGGCGAGCAGGTTGTCGATGTTGTCGATGAACGTGGCATCGGCCTGATCGGCATATTTTTGGCCGCGCTGCGGGGTGTCATCCCAGATCGCCTTGATGGTCGCGTCCACATCGGATGATGTGAGGTGCTTGATGAAGGCGTCGGTGTGGATGTGCGCGGTGGACAAGAAGGCGATGCGTGCAGTCATGGTCGGCGCTCCAAGGTGAGGAGCCGTAGTCTACTCTTCAGTGGTCGAAGCCTCGGTGCGATCGTATCGCCCGAGGAGCCGGTTGAAGATTGTGAGGGTGCGCTTGGCGATACCGGTCCAGCCAAACTGCCGGCGGGCGAAGCGGGCCCCCTCAATCGAGAGGCGCTGACCGAGTTGCGGGTAGAGCATCGGCGAGGCAAGCGCGGCGGCGTACATGTAGGGTTGTTTGGGGTCGGCGTACAGGGCGTGGGTGCCGTAGTTGATGACCTCATGGAGACCGCCATGAACGGTGACAACGGTCGGTGTCCCGCAGGCCATGGCCTCGATCGCGGTCATCCCGAAGGGTTCGTACCGGGAGCACATGGCGAAGACCGAGGCGGCGCGGTAGTGATCGGCCAGCTCACCATCAGGGACATAGCCCCGCCACTTGATATGTCGAGCCACACCTTCACCCTTGGCGATCTCCTTGAGCTGATTGACTTTCTTGCGGTCACGCTCGGAGTTGGCCCCCGCAGCGATCACAACCCGGGCTTTAGGCAGAACCTGGCGAAGGTAAGGAAGCGAGCGGATGAGCAGGTCGTAGCCTTTGTTGGTGGCGACCCGGCCCACGGCGTAGACGTCGTGCTCGTTGAAGCCGAGTCGCTTACGGATGGCGGCAAGTCGGGCGGGTTGGGCGGGCATAAAGCGAGCCTCATCGATGCCCGGAGGAATCATGGTCATGTGCTCGTTGGGGACGGCGTAATCGGCTTCCAGGATGTCGACCTGCTGGTCGGTCGTCGCAATGACATGGTCACAGTTGCGATAGACGAGAAACTCCTTGTCGATGCGCTCGTCGAAGCGATAGCCGTCATCAACTTTCTGTCCGGCGTCCTTCATGCCCTTACGTTTCCAGGAGCCGAGCGAGTGTGGCGTGTGGACGTGGGGGACCTCGAGTTCCTCAGCGATCCGCTGACCGGACCAGCCAGCATCCCAGTAGTGGCTGTTGACGACCTCGTACTGGAGCTTGTTCTCACGGACCCAGGCCAGCGTGTTGGTGACGAAGTCGGCGATGTGATCGTGCATGTCCTCTTTGCGGATGAACTTCGGCCCGCCAAAGGGAATCCGAACGACGCGCAGACCGTCCGAGATCCGGTCAACGGCAGGCTGGCGCTCAAACCGGCGGGTGAGGAGGTCAACTTTGTAGCCGAGACGGCGGAAGCGCTTGGCGAGTTCGAGGACAAACACGACCTGCCCGCCCGTGTCGGGCGTGCCGAGTTGTGGGGTGCCCGCGACGTAGCCATGAACCGAGATCATCAGAATGGAACCGGCATACTTTTCAGACTTGGCCATGCAGAGTCTCCGTCGTGTTTACGCGCATAAGGCACCATAAGCGATCAGGCCTTCGATGATGCCAGCGGCGAAGTTTTTTTGCGCGATGTGAACTCGGGCTGGATCGATGTGCTGCCGCAGTTCCTCTCGGGCGTTCCCGACAACGACCCCTTTGAGAGCGATGTCGAACATCGCGCGATCGTTAGCCGAGTCGCCCGCGACAACGACGCGATCGAG
This region includes:
- a CDS encoding arabinose isomerase, which translates into the protein MSIVNESVRVGLFGIGLEAYWSQFEGLEQKLKGYLGVTASRLERPGVEVVNLGLIDTVEKAFEASHRFRREDVDLIVLHVTTYALSSTVLPVVRRAGVPVIVLNVQPERAIDYASFNKLGDRTKMTGTWLASCGACPVPEIANVFNRAGVSFHQVTGVLEASDACWTELGAWVEAARVKHVMEHNRLGVMGHYYNGMLDIYSDMTQQLAAFGGHVEIVEIDELAELRREVSDGEARERVDVFREVFEVQADCAEDELVRAAGTSVALDRLVDERKLGSMAYFYHSVPGHEHEDVISSIILGTSLLTGRGVPVAGEYEIKNAQAMKILDSFGVGGSFTEYYAMDFDDDVVLMGHDGPGHLRIAEGKTKVRPLEVYHGKVGRGLSVEMSVKHGDVTLLSAVQRKDGTLALLVAEGQSVPGPILEIGNTNSRYRFSIGAKAFVEAWNQQGPAHHCAIGVGRVADRIDKLGKLLGLEVVRVC
- a CDS encoding Gfo/Idh/MocA family oxidoreductase produces the protein MTARIAFLSTAHIHTDAFIKHLTSSDVDATIKAIWDDTPQRGQKYADQADATFIDNIDNLLADDQIDAFVICDANTRHTALLEKALPVGKPVFCEKPISTSLADAQRIARLIKQHKTPLCSGYFFPFFAENQAVQQAVHAGTFGRITHAFVRNSHHACYGRWFDSPDLQWFTQPELSGGGALMDMGAHAVHWLLRLCGPVVSVWADISNVTSIYPDVDDYGVIHMKLADNIIGRAEASWVQHSSNSGLELWGAEAALTFIDGQPHAVSNNQKPTPLPKAEALPDRIERLLAIVEQRLDPAEVKEDLAACLNEVAVMDAAYRSAESGTSESVARIEI
- a CDS encoding glycosyltransferase — encoded protein: MAKSEKYAGSILMISVHGYVAGTPQLGTPDTGGQVVFVLELAKRFRRLGYKVDLLTRRFERQPAVDRISDGLRVVRIPFGGPKFIRKEDMHDHIADFVTNTLAWVRENKLQYEVVNSHYWDAGWSGQRIAEELEVPHVHTPHSLGSWKRKGMKDAGQKVDDGYRFDERIDKEFLVYRNCDHVIATTDQQVDILEADYAVPNEHMTMIPPGIDEARFMPAQPARLAAIRKRLGFNEHDVYAVGRVATNKGYDLLIRSLPYLRQVLPKARVVIAAGANSERDRKKVNQLKEIAKGEGVARHIKWRGYVPDGELADHYRAASVFAMCSRYEPFGMTAIEAMACGTPTVVTVHGGLHEVINYGTHALYADPKQPYMYAAALASPMLYPQLGQRLSIEGARFARRQFGWTGIAKRTLTIFNRLLGRYDRTEASTTEE